GCGAGGTCACCGTGCCGCTGACCAGCTTCATCCAGCCTTACCACTCCCACTACTTCTCCGGGCAGATCGATCGCCCCCACTTCCGGCAGCGTGACTACAGCTTCCCCGGGATCCCGGAGCTGATGCCGCTGACCCGGCTGTTCCTGAACACCTGCGTGGCCGACTGTTCCGACGACTACCGGTACCTCTTCACCCTCCTGGGGTCCGAGCTGGCCGGGAACGCCATCCGGCACTCCCGGTCGGGGCTGCCCGGGGGCTTCTACGACCTCCAGGTCCGTCGCTCCGCTCAGGGGATGCACCTGACCTGCCGGGACCAGGGGAGTGTGGCGCCGATCAAGGCCGGTCAGTTCTCGCCGGACTCGAACGGGCTGAACCCGGAGGTCGAGGCGGGGCGCGGGCTGGCGATGGTCGAGGCCTTCGCGACCACCTGGGGAGACAACGGGCTGCCCGAGCTCCGCACCGTCTGGTTCTTCCTCGCACGGGACCTGGACGACAACCCCTGGTCGCAGCTCTGACCCGAGTACTCCACACATGAGAGAGGGCTCAGGAAGACGCGGCAACGTCTCCTGAGCCCCACGAACCCTGAATTCCACGTCTGCAGAAGTAAGAAAGCAGGATCGATGTCGCATCCTATCCCCGCGCCCCGTCGTCCGCTGGACTCCCGTCCGAACAACCCCTACCGGACCCCGGCTGTGCCCGGTCCGGCCTGCGCCTCCTGTACCCACCGCACCTGTCGCTCCTGCCGGGCCCAGACCCTGCCCCGCCTGGGCGGACACCGCGCCGAGTTCGCCCTCGAACACCACAAGGCCGCCCGGCTCCAGGCCCGCCACCCGCGCCAGATCGTGTGGTTTGGGGAGAGCACGCAGTCCTTCTGGGTGGCCTCCCGCAACGGCCTCTACGAGGCGAAGGACTGGGACGACCTGCTCGCCCACCTGTGGGCACACACCCAGGTCAGCCCGCTCCGCTTCTGACCCGCAGAGGCTGCGTGGTCTTGCTACCAGGGGCGCTGAGCCACTGAAACCCAAGGCGCCGAAGTAGCTTCTGGTAGCAAGACCACCCGGGAAGGAAAAGCCCCACCGGCTGGTACCAGGTCCCAACTCCCCCGTTCGCCTGTCACCGGGCTCCTCTAGCCTGGGTGCATGGCCGACCACACGGTGCTGCACGCCCCCACACCCCGCGAGATCCGCGCTGAACTCGAAGACCTCGTCATCCGTGACCTCCACGGCCCCATCGGGGGTGACGAACACGAGGAGTTCCCCACCTCCGAGCGGGTGACCGACCGCTACATCCTCGGCAGACTCGCCCCCAACGGCGCGGTCATCGAACCCGATGAACAGGACACCCTCGCCGAATCAGGTATCGAGGACTCCGCGGGGATCGGGGAGGCAGACAGCGCGGACCCCGGGGCGGACGTGCCCGCCGCGGCCAGCATGTTCTGCAGTGCCCACGGCTTCACCGTCTGCGTCGAGCCCGACACCACCGAGCTGCACGCCCGCGCCTCCTGGGCGCACTACGACAAGGTGAAGGCACCCGAGGGCCGCGCCCGTTTCTACCGCCGCTTCCCGCACACCGCCGAGGTCGCCCTCAGCCTGCCGGAGAAGGACGGCCACCTGGGCCCGATCGAACTCGACCCCGAACACCCCGGGGTGGTCCTGCGTGGGCGGGTCCGCACCTACGAAGGCCGCCGGTTGGTCACCGTGTTCCTCGTCAACGCCCAGCAGGGCAAGAGCAAGGAACAGCACCTGTGGCTCTTCCAGGCCGAACTCTCCCTGACCGCGGCCGACGGCGCCGCCCCGGTGTTCGTGCCGCGGCCGGAGAACTTCTCCGGCGGTGACCAGCGGGACCGTGACGAGCAGCGCAACCTGGCGATGACCCACCGGTTCCACGCCCAGTTCGCGGTCGGCCACAGCGTCGCGGTGGATGTTCAGGCCGCGGCGGACGACCCGATGCGCGCGGTCAGCGTCACCACCAACGCCGCCCCCGGGTACGAGCTGAGGCACACCGACGTCCCCAGCGCCGACAAGGACGAGGACCTGCCCGAGCTGGCCGACCTCGTGGTCGACATGAAGCTCCTGGGTGAGGAGGGCGAAGGGGCCGTCGACGTCCGTGCGGCCCTGGACCCCCTGGTCAACGGATACCGGGAGTGGATCAAGCGGCAGCGGGAGCGCATCGATGCCCCCGAGGCGCGGCTGCGACACGACGGCACGGACTTCCGCCGCCAGGCCAGGGCCAACATGGACGAGGCCGAACACGCCGCGAACCGGATCGCCGCCGCCATCGACCTGCTCGAAGCCGACCTCGACGCTCGCGCCGCGTTCCGGTTCGCCAACCGGGCCATGCACCGTCAGCGGGTGCAGAGCATCGCCGCCCAAGGGGACGGCAAGATCTCCATCGCCACCCGGGTGCACGAGGCTGACGTTCCGAAGAACCGGAGCTGGCGCCCCTTCCAGCTGGCGTTCCTGCTGCTGAACCTGCCCTCGTTGACCGACCCCGCCCACCCCGAGCGCTCCGGGACCGGCCCCGACGGCAAGCGCGTCGCCGATCTGCTGTGGTTCCCCACCGGTGGCGGCAAGACCGAGGCCTACCTCGGCCTGACCGCCTACACCCTGGCCATCCGCCGCCTCCAACACGAGGACACGGCCCACGGCGGCAACGTCCCGCACTCCGACACCGGAGTGGCCGTCCTGATGCGCTACACCCTCCGTCTGCTCACCATCCAGCAGTTCCAGCGGGCCGCCGCGCTCATCTGCGCCTGCGAGGTGGAACGCCGCCAGAACGAGGACCTCTGGGGCACGGTGCCG
This DNA window, taken from Nocardiopsis exhalans, encodes the following:
- a CDS encoding ATP-binding protein; this encodes MPVSAPEVVRSEVTVPLTSFIQPYHSHYFSGQIDRPHFRQRDYSFPGIPELMPLTRLFLNTCVADCSDDYRYLFTLLGSELAGNAIRHSRSGLPGGFYDLQVRRSAQGMHLTCRDQGSVAPIKAGQFSPDSNGLNPEVEAGRGLAMVEAFATTWGDNGLPELRTVWFFLARDLDDNPWSQL